In one window of Spartinivicinus marinus DNA:
- a CDS encoding ParA family protein: MAKILAVTNQKGGVGKTTTCVNLAASLVATKRQVLVVDLDPQGNATMGSGVDKNALENSIYDVLVGAVDATAALVPTDPAGYDLLPANADLTAAEVELLEIPQKELRLKKALADVGSIYDFILIDCPPSLNMLTVNAMTAADGVVIPMQCEYYALEGLSALLDTISRIVSVLNPKLKIEGLLRTMYDARNSLTNEVSAQLVEHFGDSVYRTIIPRNVRLAEAPSYGLPVLKYDKHSKGALAYLALAGELIRKQEQVAVSA; this comes from the coding sequence GTGGCCAAAATACTTGCGGTAACTAACCAAAAAGGGGGAGTGGGAAAAACCACAACCTGCGTTAATCTCGCTGCGTCGTTAGTCGCAACTAAACGGCAAGTGCTGGTAGTTGACTTAGATCCTCAAGGCAATGCCACGATGGGCAGTGGCGTTGATAAAAATGCTCTGGAAAACTCCATCTATGATGTATTAGTAGGTGCAGTAGATGCAACCGCTGCACTAGTTCCTACTGACCCTGCTGGTTATGATTTATTGCCTGCTAACGCAGATCTTACTGCAGCTGAAGTTGAGTTATTAGAAATCCCACAAAAAGAGTTACGACTGAAAAAAGCCCTCGCTGATGTTGGATCAATTTACGATTTTATCCTGATCGACTGCCCTCCCTCATTAAATATGCTGACTGTTAATGCAATGACAGCAGCTGATGGCGTTGTCATTCCAATGCAGTGTGAATACTACGCACTAGAGGGGTTATCAGCCTTATTAGACACAATCAGTCGCATTGTTTCAGTACTCAATCCTAAATTAAAAATCGAAGGTCTGTTACGCACGATGTATGACGCCCGTAACAGTCTTACTAACGAAGTATCAGCTCAGCTGGTTGAGCACTTTGGTGACTCAGTTTATCGCACCATCATTCCTCGTAATGTACGTTTAGCAGAAGCACCCAGTTACGGTTTGCCTGTACTAAAATATGACAAACACTCCAAAGGGGCACTGGCTTACCTTGCTTTGGCTGGTGAGCTAATCCGCAAACAAGAACAAGTGGCTGTTAGTGCCTAA
- a CDS encoding F0F1 ATP synthase subunit B: protein MNLNATLIGQSLAFAIFVIFCMKYVWPPVTQALRDRQKKIADGLEAADRAKRDLELAQDKASKQLREAKEQAAEIIEQANKRANQIVEEAKDQARSEGERLKVAAQAEIDQELNRAKEALRSQVASIAVAGAEKILAQQIDKKAQSKLVDQLAAEL, encoded by the coding sequence ATGAATCTCAATGCAACCCTTATAGGGCAATCACTAGCATTTGCGATCTTCGTGATCTTTTGCATGAAGTACGTGTGGCCACCGGTTACACAAGCTTTACGCGATCGCCAAAAGAAAATTGCAGATGGGTTAGAAGCTGCTGATCGCGCCAAACGTGATCTGGAGTTGGCTCAAGACAAAGCCAGCAAGCAACTGCGTGAGGCCAAAGAGCAAGCTGCTGAGATCATCGAGCAAGCCAACAAGCGGGCAAATCAAATTGTTGAAGAAGCGAAAGACCAAGCTCGGTCAGAAGGCGAACGACTTAAAGTCGCCGCTCAGGCTGAGATTGATCAAGAGCTTAACCGAGCAAAAGAGGCATTACGTAGCCAAGTGGCTAGTATTGCAGTTGCCGGTGCTGAGAAAATTCTGGCGCAACAAATTGATAAGAAAGCCCAGAGCAAACTCGTTGATCAGCTAGCCGCTGAGCTGTAA
- the rsmG gene encoding 16S rRNA (guanine(527)-N(7))-methyltransferase RsmG → MNLHSTQNSQELAKAIATGVSSMGLQLTQSQLERLTAYLLLLNKWNKAYNLTAVRDIQQMIPRHLLDSLSVVPYIEGSHILDVGTGPGLPGIPLAICFPDKQFTLLDSNGKKTRFLVQAKSALQLDNIQVVQKRVEQFQVDNPFDIIVSRAFSALQDMVKWTQHLLAPKGYFYAMKGVYPKEEIQQAEALSTKLVKSIPLEVANCEGERHLVILQNNNVNSAS, encoded by the coding sequence GTGAATTTACACTCTACACAAAACTCTCAAGAGCTTGCCAAAGCAATTGCTACTGGGGTCTCATCCATGGGGCTCCAACTTACCCAGTCTCAACTTGAGCGGTTAACGGCTTATTTGTTATTACTAAACAAGTGGAATAAAGCCTACAACCTAACAGCAGTTAGAGATATCCAACAAATGATTCCACGTCACTTGTTGGATAGCTTAAGTGTTGTGCCTTATATCGAAGGCAGTCATATATTAGATGTAGGCACCGGCCCCGGCTTACCTGGTATTCCACTAGCGATTTGTTTTCCCGACAAGCAATTTACTTTGCTGGATAGCAATGGCAAAAAAACTCGCTTTTTAGTCCAAGCAAAATCGGCTTTGCAGTTAGATAATATTCAAGTCGTTCAAAAACGCGTTGAACAATTTCAGGTTGATAATCCCTTTGATATTATTGTCTCCCGAGCTTTTAGTGCTCTACAAGATATGGTGAAATGGACTCAACACCTGCTTGCACCCAAGGGATATTTTTATGCCATGAAAGGCGTCTATCCAAAAGAGGAGATTCAGCAAGCTGAAGCGCTTTCAACAAAGCTGGTAAAATCTATACCACTTGAAGTAGCAAACTGTGAGGGCGAACGTCACTTGGTAATATTACAAAATAATAATGTTAACAGCGCTTCTTAA
- a CDS encoding ParB/RepB/Spo0J family partition protein, whose amino-acid sequence MATKKRGLGRGLDALLGSATATTVVETGNEQNSQLDELPVEWIQRGRYQPRRDMHPEALEELASSIKAQGVMQPIVVRPIGQNKYEIIAGERRWRATQLAGLEKIPAVIREVPDEAAIAMALIENIQREDLNPIEEAMALHRLQQEFGLTQQQVADAVGKSRATITNLLRLMTLADDVKTMLEHGDLEMGHARAILTLTKTQQLVAAKTIVAKGLSVRQTEALVRHMQAEAETTKPEQKIDPDIKQLEDELGDKLGTEVLIQHSAKGKGKLVIKYNNLDELDGVLAHIK is encoded by the coding sequence ATGGCAACCAAAAAAAGAGGGTTAGGCAGAGGGCTTGATGCATTATTAGGTAGTGCAACAGCGACAACTGTTGTAGAAACTGGCAATGAACAAAACAGCCAACTAGATGAACTACCCGTTGAGTGGATTCAACGTGGGCGCTACCAACCCCGCCGAGATATGCACCCTGAAGCATTAGAGGAATTAGCCAGCTCTATAAAAGCCCAAGGGGTAATGCAACCCATTGTAGTACGCCCCATTGGTCAAAATAAGTACGAAATAATTGCTGGAGAAAGGCGTTGGCGCGCTACACAGCTTGCTGGTTTAGAAAAAATTCCTGCCGTTATTCGCGAAGTGCCAGATGAAGCCGCCATTGCCATGGCACTTATTGAAAATATCCAACGTGAAGATTTAAACCCTATTGAAGAAGCCATGGCACTTCATAGACTACAGCAGGAGTTTGGTTTAACTCAGCAGCAAGTGGCCGATGCAGTGGGTAAATCACGAGCCACTATTACAAATTTATTGCGTTTAATGACCCTGGCTGATGATGTCAAAACCATGCTTGAACATGGTGATCTAGAAATGGGACATGCCAGAGCCATTTTAACCCTGACTAAAACACAACAATTAGTAGCAGCCAAAACCATCGTGGCAAAAGGACTTTCTGTTAGACAAACTGAAGCCCTAGTGCGTCACATGCAAGCTGAAGCCGAAACAACTAAACCTGAACAAAAAATTGATCCAGATATTAAGCAACTGGAAGATGAGCTTGGTGACAAGCTAGGTACTGAAGTACTAATTCAGCACTCAGCTAAAGGGAAAGGCAAGTTAGTAATAAAATACAACAACTTAGATGAACTAGACGGCGTCTTGGCGCATATTAAATAA
- the atpE gene encoding F0F1 ATP synthase subunit C codes for METVVGMTAIAVGLLIGLGALGTAIGFGILGGKFLEGAARQPEMVPMLQVKMFIVAGLLDAVTMIGVGIALFFTFANPFIDLVK; via the coding sequence ATGGAAACTGTAGTTGGTATGACAGCAATTGCCGTAGGTCTGTTGATCGGTCTGGGTGCACTAGGTACTGCGATCGGCTTCGGCATATTGGGTGGCAAATTCTTAGAAGGCGCTGCTCGTCAGCCAGAAATGGTACCAATGCTTCAGGTGAAAATGTTCATCGTAGCCGGTCTGTTAGACGCGGTAACCATGATCGGTGTAGGTATTGCATTATTCTTCACCTTCGCTAACCCTTTTATCGATTTAGTTAAATAG
- the atpA gene encoding F0F1 ATP synthase subunit alpha has translation MQQLNPSEISDIIKQRIDKLDVSSDARNEGTIVSVSDGIVRIHGLADVMYGEMIEFPGSVYGMALNLERDSVGAVVLGGYQDLAEGQTAKCTGRILEVPVGNQLLGRVVDALGNPIDGKGPLDTDLTSPVEKVAPGVISRQSVDQPVQTGLKAIDSMVPIGRGQRELIIGDRQIGKSAVAIDAIINQKGTGIKCIYVAIGQKQSSIANVVRKLEEHGAMDHTIVVAAGAADPAAMQFLAPFAGCSMGEYFRDNGEDALIVYDDLTKQAWAYRQISLLLRRPPGREAYPGDVFYLHSRLLERAARVNAEYVEKFTDGKVKGKTGSLTALPIIETQAGDVSAFVPTNVISITDGQIFLETSLFNSGIRPAINAGLSVSRVGGAAQTKVIKKLGGGIRLALAQYRELAAFSQFASDLDEATRKQLEHGQRVTELMKQKQYSPMSVAEMAVSLYAADKGFLEDVELKKVGDFEAALISYMNSEQADLMKEINETGGYSDEIEKGLKEGIEKFKATQTW, from the coding sequence ATGCAGCAACTAAATCCATCAGAAATCAGCGATATTATAAAACAGCGCATCGACAAGCTCGATGTTAGCTCTGATGCCCGTAATGAGGGCACAATCGTCAGCGTATCCGATGGTATCGTCCGTATTCACGGGTTAGCTGACGTAATGTACGGTGAAATGATTGAGTTTCCAGGCAGTGTTTATGGCATGGCCTTAAACCTGGAAAGAGACTCAGTTGGTGCCGTTGTTTTAGGTGGTTATCAGGATTTGGCCGAAGGCCAAACCGCCAAATGTACGGGTCGTATCTTAGAGGTGCCCGTTGGCAACCAACTGTTGGGCCGTGTGGTAGACGCACTGGGTAACCCAATTGATGGCAAAGGTCCTCTGGATACTGATTTAACTTCACCAGTCGAAAAAGTAGCGCCAGGTGTTATCAGCCGTCAATCAGTAGACCAGCCAGTGCAAACTGGTTTGAAAGCGATTGACTCGATGGTGCCTATCGGTCGTGGTCAGCGTGAGCTGATTATCGGTGACCGCCAAATTGGTAAGTCTGCCGTAGCGATTGATGCCATCATCAACCAAAAAGGCACTGGCATTAAGTGTATCTACGTTGCCATCGGTCAGAAGCAGTCTTCTATTGCTAACGTTGTTCGCAAATTAGAAGAACATGGTGCCATGGACCACACCATCGTTGTTGCCGCTGGTGCAGCCGATCCTGCAGCAATGCAGTTCCTGGCTCCATTTGCTGGCTGTTCAATGGGTGAATATTTCCGTGATAACGGTGAAGATGCACTGATTGTTTATGATGACTTGACCAAGCAAGCTTGGGCTTATCGTCAGATTTCATTATTGCTTCGTCGTCCACCTGGACGTGAAGCGTATCCTGGTGACGTTTTCTACTTGCACTCTCGCTTACTTGAGCGTGCCGCTAGGGTAAATGCTGAATACGTAGAAAAATTCACTGACGGAAAAGTGAAAGGTAAAACAGGCTCATTGACTGCTTTGCCAATCATTGAAACACAGGCCGGTGACGTATCTGCATTCGTTCCTACTAACGTAATTTCGATCACAGATGGTCAGATCTTCCTGGAAACAAGCTTGTTTAACTCAGGTATCCGACCAGCAATTAACGCAGGTCTGTCCGTATCTCGGGTAGGTGGTGCAGCGCAAACTAAAGTCATCAAGAAGCTTGGTGGCGGTATTCGTCTAGCGCTAGCCCAGTACCGTGAATTGGCAGCATTCTCTCAGTTTGCTTCTGACTTGGATGAAGCAACCCGTAAACAATTGGAGCACGGTCAGCGTGTTACTGAGTTAATGAAGCAAAAGCAATACTCACCGATGAGTGTTGCCGAGATGGCGGTCAGCCTGTATGCAGCAGACAAAGGTTTCCTCGAAGATGTTGAGCTGAAGAAAGTCGGTGACTTTGAAGCCGCGTTGATTTCTTACATGAACAGCGAACAGGCTGATCTAATGAAAGAAATCAACGAGACTGGCGGCTACAGCGATGAAATCGAGAAAGGCCTGAAGGAAGGGATTGAGAAGTTTAAAGCGACTCAAACCTGGTAA
- a CDS encoding F0F1 ATP synthase subunit I encodes MGLTKAVMGAPHLHKPPIYRVIIAQLIVTVCVACVLLLHSVVTAYSAFLGGLICLIPNAYLAKKAFQHSGARAAKQIAHSFYKGEAVKLGLTALLFALVFGFVEPLNVFALFGTFILVQTVNWFTALLLKL; translated from the coding sequence ATGGGGTTAACTAAAGCAGTTATGGGGGCACCTCATTTACATAAACCACCAATTTACCGAGTTATTATTGCACAACTCATTGTGACGGTATGTGTAGCATGTGTCTTGTTGTTGCATAGTGTGGTTACAGCCTACTCAGCATTTTTGGGTGGACTCATTTGTCTGATTCCCAATGCTTATCTTGCCAAAAAAGCCTTTCAACACTCTGGTGCACGGGCAGCTAAACAAATTGCTCACTCCTTTTATAAAGGAGAAGCCGTTAAGCTTGGTTTAACTGCCTTATTGTTTGCACTGGTGTTTGGTTTTGTTGAGCCTCTCAATGTTTTCGCCTTATTCGGAACCTTTATTTTAGTGCAAACAGTCAACTGGTTTACGGCCCTTTTATTAAAGCTTTAA
- the atpB gene encoding F0F1 ATP synthase subunit A, whose product MASENQTATEYIQHHLQNLTFGRLPEGYERYDGTVLTDSTWTLAHGAAEAKAMGFWAFHLDTLGWAVALGCLFLFLFRRAAKKATSGVPGALQNFVELMVDFVDTSVKDTFHGRNALIAPLALTIFVWVFLMNLMDLVPVDWIPLLAGAIGIEYMKVVPTTDPNATIAMALGVFFLIIYYSIKVKGVGGFVGELTLQPFGKWMIPFNLLLEGVGLIAKPISLALRLFGNLYAGELIFILIALIPVWWAQWFLSVPWAIFHILVITLQAFIFMMLTIVYLSMAHEDH is encoded by the coding sequence ATGGCGAGTGAAAATCAAACAGCAACAGAATATATCCAGCATCACCTGCAAAACCTCACCTTTGGCAGACTGCCTGAAGGCTATGAGCGTTATGACGGCACCGTGCTGACCGACTCAACCTGGACCTTGGCTCATGGTGCTGCCGAAGCAAAAGCCATGGGGTTTTGGGCCTTCCACCTTGATACCTTAGGCTGGGCTGTTGCCTTAGGTTGCTTATTCTTATTCCTGTTCCGCAGAGCCGCGAAAAAAGCTACCAGTGGCGTGCCAGGTGCTTTACAAAACTTTGTTGAGTTAATGGTCGACTTTGTTGACACCAGTGTTAAAGATACCTTTCATGGGCGCAACGCATTAATTGCACCATTGGCTCTCACTATTTTCGTCTGGGTATTTTTAATGAATCTGATGGACTTAGTACCCGTTGACTGGATTCCATTACTGGCAGGCGCTATTGGCATTGAATACATGAAAGTAGTACCCACTACCGATCCTAACGCCACCATTGCGATGGCACTAGGCGTATTCTTCCTGATTATTTACTACAGCATCAAGGTTAAGGGGGTTGGCGGTTTTGTTGGTGAGCTTACCCTTCAGCCATTCGGCAAGTGGATGATTCCATTTAACTTGCTGTTAGAAGGAGTTGGTTTAATAGCAAAACCAATATCACTGGCGTTACGTCTATTCGGTAACCTTTATGCTGGTGAGCTGATCTTTATCTTGATCGCCCTTATTCCTGTTTGGTGGGCTCAGTGGTTCTTGTCCGTTCCATGGGCAATCTTCCATATTTTGGTAATTACGTTACAGGCTTTCATCTTCATGATGTTAACCATCGTTTACCTAAGCATGGCCCACGAAGATCACTAA
- a CDS encoding F0F1 ATP synthase subunit delta, with amino-acid sequence MELTTLARPYAKAAFEYALAHKALAKWSEMLAIASAVSQAEKIQQVLGSPGLTTTQQADAFVEVCDKELDEQGANFIRALASNKRLTLLPLIAGLFELLKAEQEKSIDVTITSAMELTGTQQEKLAKALSKRLGRDVNVVSEVDESLIGGLVIKAGDLVIDGSISAKLHRLADAMKS; translated from the coding sequence ATGGAACTGACCACCTTAGCCCGGCCTTATGCTAAAGCTGCGTTTGAATATGCACTTGCGCATAAAGCATTAGCCAAATGGTCAGAAATGTTGGCTATAGCATCCGCTGTATCACAGGCTGAAAAGATTCAACAGGTACTTGGTTCTCCTGGGTTAACTACAACCCAGCAAGCTGACGCCTTTGTTGAAGTCTGTGATAAAGAGCTGGATGAACAAGGCGCAAATTTCATTCGTGCTTTAGCTTCGAATAAACGTTTAACTTTGCTGCCACTGATTGCAGGGCTTTTTGAGCTATTAAAAGCAGAGCAAGAGAAGTCTATTGACGTCACCATTACTTCAGCAATGGAGTTAACGGGCACTCAGCAAGAGAAATTGGCAAAAGCACTCAGCAAGCGTTTAGGTCGCGATGTAAATGTCGTGAGCGAGGTTGATGAAAGTTTAATCGGTGGCTTGGTCATCAAGGCAGGTGACCTGGTTATTGATGGCTCAATAAGCGCCAAACTTCATCGACTGGCCGACGCGATGAAATCCTGA
- the mnmG gene encoding tRNA uridine-5-carboxymethylaminomethyl(34) synthesis enzyme MnmG, giving the protein MDYPTRYDVIVIGGGHAGTEAALAAARTGVKTLLLTHNIETLGQMSCNPAIGGIGKSHLVKEIDALGGAMALATDKAGIQFRILNSRKGPAVRATRAQADRALYKAAIRRVLENQPNLDIFQQAADDLIVEGEQVKGVITQMGLKFFSNNVVLTTGTFLGGQIHIGLQNYSGGRAGDPPSIALANRLRELPFRVDRLKTGTPPRIDAKSVDFSAMTPQPGDTPTPVMSYLGSVDDHPEQICCYITHTNEQTHEVIRGGMDRSPMYTGVIEGVGPRYCPSIEDKIVRFADKNSHQVFVEPEGLTTNELYPNGISTSLPFDVQLELVRSIKGFENAHITRPGYAIEYDFFDPRDLKPSLETKFIQGLYFAGQINGTTGYEEAGAQGLLAGLNAALKAQEKEAWSPRRDEAYIGVLVDDLINNGTQEPYRMFTSRAEYRLILREDNADLRLTEKGRELGLINDQRWAVFCRKKEAIEQETQRLKTSWIQPNTPAGEEANKILERPITREYNLLELLRRPDISYQAIASLVGEPVTDNPQVSEQVAIQTKYQGYIDRQTEEIARLRRHENTLLPEDLDYQQIAGLSNEIKQKLSDARPDTLGRASRIPGVTPAAVSLLIVHLKKRSIATEKIVADKTKTDLSA; this is encoded by the coding sequence GTGGACTATCCGACTCGCTATGACGTTATTGTCATTGGTGGCGGCCATGCAGGCACAGAGGCAGCTCTGGCAGCGGCACGCACCGGGGTTAAAACGCTGTTATTAACCCATAACATTGAAACATTAGGACAAATGTCCTGTAACCCAGCGATTGGCGGTATTGGTAAAAGCCATTTGGTGAAAGAGATCGACGCCCTGGGCGGTGCTATGGCATTAGCTACGGATAAGGCCGGGATTCAGTTTCGCATTCTTAACTCTCGGAAAGGCCCTGCGGTTCGTGCAACCCGCGCTCAAGCAGACCGCGCCTTATATAAAGCCGCTATCCGTCGAGTATTAGAAAATCAGCCTAACTTAGATATTTTCCAGCAAGCCGCTGACGACTTAATAGTAGAAGGTGAACAGGTCAAAGGGGTTATTACCCAGATGGGCCTGAAGTTTTTCTCTAATAATGTGGTACTCACTACTGGTACATTTTTAGGTGGACAAATCCATATTGGCTTACAAAACTATTCGGGTGGTCGAGCGGGAGATCCTCCTTCTATTGCACTAGCCAACCGCCTGCGTGAATTACCATTCCGTGTGGATCGACTAAAAACAGGTACACCTCCTCGAATTGATGCCAAATCAGTCGATTTCTCTGCCATGACACCACAGCCTGGAGACACCCCCACACCAGTGATGTCTTACCTGGGCTCTGTTGATGATCATCCAGAGCAAATCTGCTGCTACATTACTCACACCAATGAGCAGACTCATGAGGTTATTCGTGGCGGTATGGATCGCTCGCCAATGTATACGGGAGTGATTGAAGGAGTTGGGCCACGTTACTGTCCGTCTATAGAAGATAAAATTGTCCGCTTTGCAGATAAAAACTCACACCAGGTTTTTGTTGAGCCAGAAGGGTTAACCACCAACGAGCTTTATCCCAACGGTATTTCCACCAGCCTGCCGTTTGATGTGCAGCTAGAGTTAGTACGCTCGATTAAAGGCTTTGAAAATGCCCATATCACTCGTCCAGGTTACGCCATTGAATATGACTTTTTTGACCCCAGAGATTTAAAGCCTTCTTTAGAAACCAAGTTTATCCAAGGTTTATATTTTGCCGGGCAAATCAACGGCACCACTGGCTATGAAGAAGCCGGTGCGCAAGGCTTACTTGCTGGTTTAAACGCAGCACTGAAAGCACAAGAAAAAGAAGCTTGGAGCCCTCGCCGGGATGAAGCTTATATAGGTGTGCTGGTTGATGATTTAATTAACAACGGTACTCAAGAACCTTATCGGATGTTTACTAGCCGTGCGGAATATCGCTTGATATTAAGAGAAGACAATGCTGATTTGAGGCTAACCGAAAAAGGCCGTGAGCTTGGCTTGATTAACGATCAACGCTGGGCGGTATTCTGCCGTAAAAAAGAAGCCATTGAGCAAGAAACCCAGCGCTTAAAAACCAGCTGGATTCAGCCCAATACCCCAGCAGGTGAAGAGGCTAATAAAATTCTAGAAAGACCTATTACTCGAGAATATAACCTGTTAGAACTGTTACGCCGTCCTGACATAAGCTATCAGGCAATCGCTAGTTTGGTAGGCGAACCCGTGACTGACAACCCTCAAGTGTCTGAGCAAGTAGCAATTCAAACCAAATACCAAGGCTATATTGACCGTCAAACTGAAGAAATCGCTCGGTTAAGACGTCATGAAAATACCTTGCTGCCTGAAGACTTGGACTATCAGCAAATTGCCGGGTTATCTAATGAGATCAAGCAAAAATTATCAGATGCCAGACCAGACACTTTAGGCAGAGCATCAAGAATTCCTGGAGTAACACCTGCGGCAGTATCGCTATTAATTGTTCATCTGAAAAAACGCTCTATTGCTACAGAAAAAATTGTTGCAGACAAAACTAAAACTGACTTAAGCGCCTAA
- a CDS encoding M4 family metallopeptidase encodes MKSQHVLKQIAYVSVLSASTLVSMTALAAERINLEEHELTRAIRSIAPVHEILELESAKDAKPAAMMKFDSGIKKTRYQQHYKGVPVWGYTFVAGVDKQGVAGDFSGYLLRGLEQDNLVVDPSISADQALEIAKQQQGHAGFKSARIEHNDKQLYIYAEDPEKPRLIYEVSYFTHDPEPTRPFYLIDAHTGEVVDSWEGINTREATGPGGNKKMGKYMYGKDHGMLPVDDQCRMSTENVETIDMKHQSSGGQVHKFSCPENTHKEINGAYSPLNDAHYFGMMVFKMYKEWFDMKPLPHKLKMRAHYRRNYDNAIWDGRAMSFGDGSRTFYPLTSLDVSAHEVSHGFTQHNSGLVYRGQSGGMNEAFSDMAGEAAEYHMFKKVDWLVGATITKSMKALRYFEKPSQDGRSIDHAESYRQGMDVHFSSGVYNRAFYNLANTSGWGVKSAFEVMVIANKMYWKQNTQFEDGSCGVMKAAKDKGWSVGDVKAAFKVVGLGSRCNVPDGGDKPGDGDPNPNPNPNPNPNPNPNPNPNPNPNPNPNPNPNPDPEPPQGDFKPMMNDMQACLSLTNMHVKAKSCSSNSKTQQWKLDSKGLLHPANEPNKCLQMEKWWSGKNRAVIGSCNASDMKQRWTLSNGRLQNVAYNFAVIQHFYEKHKDWVGIWLKDENKKGQKWNWK; translated from the coding sequence ATGAAAAGTCAGCATGTTTTAAAACAAATTGCTTATGTTAGTGTGCTCAGTGCCAGTACTCTAGTTTCTATGACAGCGCTAGCGGCAGAAAGAATTAACCTTGAAGAGCATGAATTAACTCGCGCTATTCGCAGTATTGCGCCTGTGCACGAAATTTTGGAGTTAGAGTCTGCAAAAGATGCGAAGCCTGCTGCTATGATGAAATTTGATAGTGGCATTAAAAAAACTCGTTATCAGCAGCATTACAAAGGTGTGCCAGTGTGGGGCTACACTTTTGTTGCAGGGGTCGATAAGCAAGGTGTTGCGGGAGATTTTAGTGGCTATTTATTAAGAGGGCTTGAGCAAGATAACTTGGTTGTAGATCCTAGTATTTCCGCTGACCAAGCGCTGGAAATTGCTAAACAACAACAAGGACATGCTGGATTTAAATCAGCCAGAATTGAGCATAACGATAAACAGCTTTATATATATGCTGAAGATCCAGAAAAACCAAGGTTAATCTATGAGGTTTCTTATTTCACTCATGACCCTGAACCGACTAGGCCTTTTTATTTAATTGATGCTCATACTGGTGAAGTGGTTGATAGTTGGGAAGGTATCAATACAAGAGAAGCCACTGGCCCAGGTGGAAACAAAAAAATGGGAAAATACATGTATGGTAAAGATCATGGCATGCTCCCAGTTGATGATCAGTGCCGAATGAGTACTGAAAATGTTGAAACCATCGATATGAAACACCAAAGCTCCGGTGGCCAGGTTCATAAATTTAGTTGTCCAGAAAATACTCATAAAGAAATTAATGGGGCTTACTCGCCACTAAATGATGCACATTATTTTGGAATGATGGTTTTCAAAATGTATAAAGAGTGGTTTGACATGAAACCACTGCCACATAAATTAAAGATGCGTGCCCACTACCGTCGAAATTACGACAATGCAATTTGGGATGGCCGCGCGATGTCTTTTGGTGATGGAAGCAGAACGTTTTACCCACTTACTTCATTAGATGTATCTGCTCATGAAGTAAGCCATGGTTTTACCCAGCATAACTCAGGTTTAGTATACCGAGGTCAGTCGGGCGGTATGAACGAGGCCTTCTCTGATATGGCGGGCGAAGCTGCTGAGTATCATATGTTTAAAAAGGTAGACTGGTTGGTAGGCGCAACTATTACCAAAAGCATGAAAGCACTTCGTTATTTTGAAAAGCCAAGCCAGGATGGGCGCTCAATTGATCATGCAGAAAGCTATCGCCAGGGAATGGATGTTCACTTCTCAAGCGGTGTTTATAACCGAGCTTTTTATAACTTAGCAAACACCAGTGGTTGGGGGGTTAAGTCAGCCTTTGAAGTCATGGTTATTGCCAACAAAATGTACTGGAAACAAAACACTCAATTTGAAGACGGCTCTTGTGGGGTAATGAAAGCAGCTAAAGACAAAGGCTGGAGTGTTGGTGATGTTAAAGCTGCGTTTAAAGTAGTAGGACTAGGCAGTCGTTGTAATGTGCCTGATGGTGGTGATAAGCCAGGTGATGGTGATCCGAACCCGAACCCAAATCCGAATCCAAATCCGAATCCGAATCCGAATCCAAATCCAAATCCGAATCCGAATCCAAATCCTAACCCGAATCCAAATCCTGACCCAGAGCCACCACAAGGTGACTTCAAGCCAATGATGAATGATATGCAGGCTTGTTTGAGTTTAACCAACATGCATGTGAAAGCTAAAAGCTGTAGCAGTAATAGTAAAACTCAGCAATGGAAACTGGATTCCAAAGGCTTATTGCACCCTGCCAATGAACCAAATAAATGTTTACAAATGGAAAAATGGTGGAGTGGTAAAAACCGTGCAGTAATTGGTAGTTGTAATGCAAGTGACATGAAACAACGCTGGACCCTTAGTAATGGACGTTTACAAAACGTGGCTTATAACTTTGCAGTTATTCAGCACTTTTATGAAAAACACAAGGATTGGGTAGGTATTTGGCTGAAGGATGAGAATAAGAAAGGACAGAAGTGGAACTGGAAATAA